A region from the Bradyrhizobium erythrophlei genome encodes:
- a CDS encoding DUF2274 domain-containing protein: MAKLKIEALPDDKPVKVSLELPAQLHRDLVAYGEALGNQSGQPIGDPVRLIVPMLTRFISTDRVFARSRRQPHPSGKKG, translated from the coding sequence ATGGCGAAACTCAAGATCGAAGCGCTCCCGGATGATAAGCCTGTGAAGGTGAGCCTCGAACTGCCTGCGCAACTGCATCGCGATCTCGTTGCATATGGCGAAGCCCTAGGTAACCAAAGCGGACAGCCAATTGGCGATCCAGTCAGGCTCATAGTGCCCATGCTGACGCGCTTCATTAGTACGGATCGAGTCTTTGCAAGGTCACGAAGGCAGCCTCACCCCTCTGGAAAAAAGGGATAG
- a CDS encoding LysR family transcriptional regulator gives MNDETLDNLPAPSQHLRIDLGQIQHAIAAADHGSFRRAADALSIKQSTLSRSIRLLEHRFGVVIFERSSRGVRLSQAGRSFLRSARSIVHQLETLLSSTKESGRGEAGGLVVGFCTSLTAGNLRAALLEFRRRFPSVELRAIERSRSWLSAAVRNGIVDVHFTTGEMLPFDCRTAPLWSERILIVLPNEHPLSTRDVVYWTDLRDQTLLLSYLANMIRESSSKLFSMRSCTLRKTDSGSNGTTLAGASSKASSAWDWASALCWSPIQAQTFLALFIENYGMEQVRAASGFRRSGARTTRTPRSRTS, from the coding sequence ATGAACGATGAGACTCTTGATAACTTGCCTGCACCGAGCCAACACTTGCGAATTGACCTTGGTCAGATCCAGCACGCGATAGCTGCTGCAGACCATGGTAGTTTTCGACGGGCCGCCGATGCTCTGTCAATCAAACAGTCGACGCTTAGTCGCTCCATTCGACTTCTCGAGCACAGATTCGGTGTGGTCATATTCGAGCGATCTAGCAGAGGAGTACGGCTATCGCAGGCAGGTCGTAGCTTTCTGCGAAGCGCCCGCTCAATAGTTCATCAGTTGGAGACTCTTCTCAGCTCGACGAAAGAGAGCGGCCGCGGCGAGGCCGGCGGACTTGTCGTTGGGTTCTGCACGTCGCTAACCGCGGGTAATCTGCGCGCGGCGTTACTGGAGTTTAGGCGCCGCTTTCCCTCGGTCGAGCTTAGAGCGATCGAACGATCTCGATCGTGGCTTTCAGCCGCCGTCCGAAACGGAATAGTCGACGTGCACTTCACAACAGGAGAAATGCTGCCTTTCGATTGCAGGACAGCCCCTCTCTGGAGCGAGCGCATTCTTATCGTTTTACCGAATGAACATCCCCTATCAACACGAGATGTCGTCTATTGGACGGACCTCCGCGATCAGACCCTTCTACTTAGCTACTTAGCCAATATGATCCGGGAATCGAGTTCGAAACTCTTCTCAATGCGAAGCTGCACGCTGCGAAAAACAGACTCCGGATCGAACGGCACGACGTTAGCCGGGGCGTCATCAAAAGCTTCATCAGCATGGGACTGGGCATCAGCCTTGTGCTGGAGTCCGATACAGGCGCAAACTTTTCTGGCCTTGTTTATCGAGAACTACGGGATGGAACAGGTCCGAGCCGCGTCGGGTTTTCGGCGGTCTGGCGCGAGGACAACGAGAACCCCGCGCTCGCGAACTTCCTGA